The DNA region CCCATGTGCTCCTCCCCCAAGGCTGACTGGAGTCAGGATGGGCCTTCCAGGTCTGCAAGTCATCATGCACTTCAGCGGACTCAAGACTCTGAGACACTCAGTGGCAGGAGacggtgggggggagggggagggggagggggtttcCCCCCAGTGTTTGGGCCTCAGGACCCCCCGACCCAACACCACTGTTTTTGTAATTTAAGTTGGCACACGTGTTTGCACGCGGAGCAGTTTCAGGAAGCACAGCAAGCAAGTGCTGGGTTCTGGAAGCCTCTCCCGAGAGCAAAATCTGCATCATACTCGGACCTTCTGAGACAAAGGCAGGTCCCCGTGATGGACATTTCAGAACTATTGCAAGGACCGTGGCCGGCCTCTGTCAGCTCCCTGCTGTGCTGAAGTACCCTGAGTAAGGGGGTAATTGGAGAGGTCTTAGCACAGCGCTGAGGAGTGGAACTTCTCCCAGCGTGGGTCTTGGGTGGGTCTGTCCATGAAACGTCACTGGTGACAAAGGATCTGTGCTGAAGTCTGCGCGTAAAGGTAAGCCAGGCACACTCAGCCACTTACAGGGGCACCCTGGCCCTATCCCGCCAGGCTGGGAACCGATGGGGCTCTGGCCAGGTGTGGCAGGCCGTTACTGATGCAGTGTCCCCTTTAACTGTCACACAGTTACTGGGTGAGAAGCCACAAGTCGCCGTGCTCTCAGATACACACTTGCCTTGCCCCTCTGCAGTTGTCTAGACCCTGACTTCCTTCAGTCCAAGGCAGCGCGCTAACCAGCAGGCCCCCCAGCCCAGGTGCAAGGGTtccaggggagggcagggctgtgctACAGCTCTCCTGCTCTCCTGCCCAAGTTGGCCCTGACCTTGGAGCTCAACAGTTCAGTCAATCTTCTTCCCCCTCCTTTGCAGCATATTTCTTAAACCAGAACTAATGTATTCTGGACACAGAGCTCTCCAAaccaagacaaagaaaatttgaaatatctgAGCAAACAAAACCACTTTTCTTAAAATCTCCAAACCAAAAGGGAACGTGCAGAAACATTTACTCACTTTCCAAGCTGTACACATTTTTCACTTGATGAGCCCTTAAGGAAGTGTTCCCCCAGTTCAGAAATCGCCCAAGCAGGCCCGCCTGGCCCGTCCGGCTGGCGCTCCTGCCCGCTCTTCTGCGGGGgagtttctgtcttttcttcctggGGCCTCTAAATTCTTTCTTCGCTTCTCAGGCCTAACAGTGTATTTTGATGCACAAACAGGAATTAGCCCCTTCCTTGGTCCTTAAGGGTCCACCACAGCCAGGGCCCAGACCTGGAGCTTTCCCTCACCCTGGGTGTCCATGCAGCCTGCAGGCCCTCTCTCTGCGCTTTCCGCTTTCCTAATCGGCTGGTCTCTCGGGGCTAATTCCTGGGAGCCCCAAAGATACGCAAGGCCAGGAGGTGGGCCTGGGACAGGAGAGTTAGTGGGAAGACACCTGAAGCATACAGGACAGATGGGGGTGCCTACCCCCACTGTGGGCCCAGGCAGGGATCTGGACTGAGGCATCAGGTTCTCCCCATCCCCAAGGCGTACCCATAGTTTGGGATCTGGGACCACCATCCCTTGTTCAGACCTCACAGCTCCCCCCGCCCCTTTTTCCCCAGTAGACTTTGTGTCCTCGGCCCCTTCGGCTGACCCGGGTTCCAGATGCCCTGTCCGGGCCGAGTGGTAAGGTGGGGCGCGGCGGCTGGGCGGGGACGCGGGGTGCGCGGGTGCGGCGCGGAGGGCGCGGCGCCTTTAAGGCCCGCGTCAGGCCGAGCGAGCGCAGGGgccgggcggcggggcggggcctcGGCGGGGCCGCCGCGCGGCTTCACCTGCAGTTCCGAACGCGCGGAACAGAGGCGCGGGCGGCTGAGAGGCCGGCGGACGCACCCGCCCGAGGGAGCCCGCCGCCGGCCGGACTTGGCCTCGCTCCCGGAGCCGGGCGGCAGTCGCGGCGGCGCAGCCTGGCTGCAGGAGCTGGGCCCGCTTGAGCGGCGGCGGCCGCGATCGGAGCGGCGCTATCGGGGCGGCGGCGGGGAACGGGCTCCGGGCGCCAGGCATCGGGCGGGCGCCggggcgcggcgcggcgcggcggGGAAGATGACCGTGGGCTCCGGCGTGCTCCTCGTGCTGCTCTCGCTCTCCGGCGCGCTCCGGGTAAGTTGCGCCTCGCGTCCGGGCCGCTCGGCAGCCCAGGCAGCGCGGGGCCGCCCCCGGAGCCGGCGGGGCGCGCACTCGCCCGGCGGGGCTTTCCCGGGCTTCCCCGGCCCGCGCCGGGCGTCCCCGGCGCGCGCACCGCTGCATCCAGCCGGCTCCCGCGCTCCGCGGAGCCGCCTGCGGTCGGCAGGAGCGAGGAGCCGCCGGGTCCCCGGGGAGCGGCGGTGCGTTGCGGAGTGCGGGACGCGGGGAGCTCTGCCCGAAGCGGACCCGCCGAGCATCCCTCAGCCACCCCAGGTCCGCGGCCGCTGCCCCGGAGCTTGGCTCTCTCGCGCTGGGGCAGGCTGCCCGCTGGCGGAGCCGGCGAGCCCTCCGTCGCCCTCTCGCCGCGCTCCTCCGGAGTTGGCGAGCCCAGCCCGGGCCAGGGCTGAGAACGAGGGGAGCTGGCGGCGGCCGGCCGGAAATCAGGGTGTTGGGGACACCGGCTCTGGCCGCCCCTGCTGGGGGCCGGTGCTCCCGGCGCGGCGCCGCATCCGTCCTCGTTCTCTGGGTGCTGGCAGGGACCGCCGCTGCTGGTGGGCGGCGGATGTGGACCGAGGGGCATTCTCGCTGCGGACTTCCCGCGGCGCCTGCTGCAGCCAGTGTTCGGCGGGGCCCTCGCGGCTCGGAGCGGGGCCGGAGAGCCAGGCGCCAGGCAGGAGCCTGGTGAGGTGCACCGGGGAGCACGGTCCGGGCACCCGCCTTCTTCCTGCGGAGCCCCGCGAGCTCTGTCCCCAGCCCTGCGCTGCGCCTGCAGGGTGCAGGTCCCGAGGGCAGCGTGCAGGCTGCGCCGGGGGGCGCCCCTGGGGTAAGGCAGCGGGGCCGCGAGAGTTGCAGGAACCCCCTCTCGTGGCCGATCGGCCTCGCTGCTCCTCCAGGGCCTCGCTGTTGTAACCTCGGAAATAAACAAGTGCCCGCGGCCGGAGGCCCGCCACTGAGGCTCCGGGCGCTTCGGTGCGCTCGACCCACGCCCGGGCAGGTGGAAACTTTCCTGGGCGAGTTAGGTATCCCCGGGCTTCGGTCGTATTTGGAGCTTCGTTCTCGAGGCACGGAGCCGCGGTGCGGAGCTTTACCCGAGGAGTGACCCTgcgccctgccctgcctcccctggGTGATTTTTGATGGGGGCGCCGCGCCCAGGCCGGCGTCGGGGTCCCGGGAGCTGCGGACTGGGGCAGCCTCCGGTGCCGAGAACGGGCGGGCGTCGGCGCGCAAGCCTGGAGGAGGCGGGGAGGTGCGTTCCGCTTGGTGGCCCCGCGAAGGCGCGACTGCGGGGCTCGGGCTGCGCCCCTGCTCCTGCGCTCGCTGCGGAGCCGGGAGCTGTGGCGCTCCTTCTTCTGACGCGGGGCTGGCTTCCCGTCGCACATGCAGCCTCTCCCTCCGTTCCCCATCCCTACGCAGCTGACCTAGCTGCCACTCCCCGCAGCCTGGGAGGGGCTCTTCGCCCACCTCCGCacttccctgccctcccagcgATCAGGGTTCTAGACCTCACACTGGGCAGGATAGCCCAGGGTGCGCCGGGGGACAGGACAGGAGGACACCCACCTTCTTTGGTCAGTTAGGGAAGCTCTGGCCTGGTTAGGCTGGAGATGAGGGCTCCAAAAGTGGACAAGCGTCCAAGAAGTGGAGGGGTAGGACTGGAGGGTGGGCGGAAGCCTCGGCCgcctccctgcagcctccccgAGAGCCAAGCTCCgaggtggagctgagtcttggaGAATCTcctttcctgccctgcccctctccttcctcctggccACCACAGGGAGGAGAAGGCCTGCTGGCCCACCTCGGCCCAAGCCTGAGCACTGGCGTGGGAGGGTGACACGGCCCGGGCAAGAGCCTGCTCCCTTGGCCGCCCCTCCTCTGTGTCTGCATTTGCTaactcctggctctgctgctggaCAGTCCTCAGACCTTCCCTTATGCCACGTGTGGGTGAGGCCCTGACAGGCCCTCAGCCTCGCCATCCGCCGgctctccctccctgctgcaTGCCCCCTGTCCCCGGCCAACGTGGAGACCACAGGGGCAGACCCCAGATTATGTCTGGGAGGAGGCTCTGGTGGACCAAGGCTTGTCATAGCTGGAGACCTTGCATGCAGGAGGCCCGACTAAACGTGGGTTGGATGCAATTTCTGTGAACCTGTGTTTTTTCTGACCTCTCTTGTTTTTGTTCTCAGGCCCACAATGGAGATCTTACAGCCAGGGAGACCTGCAAAGCTGGATTCTCTGAAGAAGATTACACGGCATTAATCTCCCAAAATATTCTGGAAGGAGAGAAGGTCCTCAAAGGTAAGGCAGACATGTAAATGAAATGGCATACCATGCTCTGGATTAGGGAAACATTACCACCCACAGAAAAAGAGGCTCGGCTGGCTTTGAGCCAGgctctttgcaaaaaaaaaaaaaaaaaaatggtggagaGGTCAGTGGAGGTGCAGCTCGGTAGACCTAAAAGGCCTTTTGCAGCACAGGTGAATGATTCAGAATCCCTGTCATTTTTGAGTGAGGTGAATCATTTCCTGGGCAACAAACTGGAATTCGGATGTAGCGTCACCCAAATAAGGTGCAGAGAGAGAGACCTTCTTACcaagtatttttgtgtatgaaatTCTGGATTCTCAAATTATCCCTGCTTTGAAATGCATGATAAAGCAGACGATGTTGTTGGGGACGCAGTAAATAAGCCCACAGACGTTCTGTTCGCAAATGTGCCATGAGTTTTCATTACTGTCCCACTGACAGCACGGAAACACACGTGCAGGAGGGAGCTGCCGATTAGCTTTATTGTAACCACAGGACGATATCCACATTTGTGATGGGGAAGTCAGAGGCAGCTTCAGAACTCAAATGACAATAGATCATTCTGCATATCGACCTGTTTCCCTCTCAAGACAAACTAACTAACCTTTATTTGCATGGGAGGGGAAATAAATCAGTTCTTTCTTCCTTGAGGTTTCAAATTGGCACCACAGACACCTCGGCGCGTGCCTTCCCTCCCCGCATCGGCTTCCCAGAAGCGGCTGCGTTTAGCCGATTCCAAAGTGATGGAGGGAACAAACTTTAGTGGAAGCATCAAAGCTAAGTTTCAATATTCAGGGCAAAATCATGCTCAGGCTGCTGACTTCCTGCCCAGTTTTCTGTTTTAGGGAATACGGCGTCCCCGCCACGAGCACTGACAGCAGATCCTTCGTGTGCGGGGGAACGCTCACAGAGTTGGTTGATTCTTCACATCCTGTCTGTGGAGACAGCTCGTTGACCTACTGTGTGTGCCTGGTTATGTTAATCAGGATCTTACTTTGCACCGAGTCCAGCTTTTCTAACTTATTTGTTGTCATCTGAGTTGACTATTAATATAGGGGTGTGATACTATTGACTCTTTCATtgattatcaaaaaacaaaaaacagcaacaaaaaaacccaacctctTGGCAGTTGGCCTGGAAGCGGGCTGGGTAGCTGTGGGAGGGAGCATCTATGGTAAGAGTTTTCAAGAGATGCTTTGTTAATTGCACAGTGTGTGTCATTTTAGACCGCCTTTCAGGATCTGTGGGTTTATGAGAATCCCTGTGTGTGCACAGAGAAGGCCCGGAAGACTCTCTCACTCTCAGTGCAAATCAGGGGCGGCTAACTGCGGTCCTGCTGTTTGTGTGTCCTGAGGCTGGCATCCTTGCCACCTCCCCAATATGCAGCTAAACTTAAGATCTTGGCATATCAATTTTACtcaggaatttaagaaaaagtacCTCTATTTTTGTAACAGCAGATGCTACCTACTATGGAAGAGAATGACAGATGATTCTCTtacttttcttaataaaatgtaaGATTTCCAGCTAgcatctcctctctctcctggtGGACCGTGCGGGTCCAGGCTGACCTGCCCTCTGCTCCTAGCCCATGTGATGGGGAAGCCTTGGTCGCTGGCTGGATGCTGGCCTGCCCCGTATGCCCCAGGAGTCCATCATCGTACGTGAACTTGGACCAGCTCACGGACTGTGTGGATGCAAGACTCATATTCTCTGCACTTACTTGTACCCGCGATGAGGCCCAACCCAAACCTGGTTGAGGGGGAAATCACAGAGTATCTCCCTCACCTGCGTGTGCCACTCCCTCTGTGTTCTCAGGGACAGAGAGGTTTTatcttagaaataattttacacaTATGGAGGCAAAAGCTACCACTGCATACACTCAAGCCACGGCAGATAAAAACCTCTGTTTATGTAGAAAACTTTGCAAACGACAGGGCCACAGTGAAGATGCATGTGTCGAAAATAAATAAGTGGCCCAATATTTCTGTTATCCTGGTAGGAATCAAGTTAAATAGGTAATGACTACTTACAATTGAGTTATGCCAGCGGAGAGAGCTTAACCTTAATTTGACAAGCAAAGCTTCACAGAGTCCCCGTTTTATTCTAAATGCGCCGTAAGCCGTTAATGACTGCTTTGCGGTTCCTTCTCTTTGCCGGAGTAAGCTCACCGGCAGCCCCAAACATCCAGGCTCCAGAAGGAGAGATTTGTTACACAGTAATTAACTTGTTGATGATAAATGGATGGAAGAAATGTTGTGGCATTTTGTTTTATGTCTAAATGAAAAAGCATTTGCATTCAAAAAATTTCACGCTAATTAGGCTTAAAACCGTTTTCCCCAGTAGGGTAGCAGATACTATGGTATTGGGATCCTTTTGAATGGCGGGCAGAACCGCTACGTACGCCGTCTGGAGTGTTTGTTTAGCTGATCTGTAGTTCCTAGATCCCCTCCGCGTTGCGTTTCCCGTCTGTGCTCCTCCTGGCGAGCACTCGAATGTAACTGCACACGCTGTTACCCCGTGGTTTGTTTCCAGGATCATTCACTGATGGCCACGATCACTGGTGCATGGTAATGTCTAAAATAGGATGGTGGAGCCCTTTTCCTTACGTGACAACCGCGCGTTCTCTGCACCATAGTTTAGCATTGGGTAGTGGCTAAGCTGGTGTCTTTTTCTCGGCTTCGTTAATAATTCACGGTCAGCCCGGCCCGAGGCTGCAGCTGATGCGCTGACCTGCATCGCTCTCTCATGGCGGGCAGAGTTCTGCGAAAACCCAGACCAGCTTCAAGGTAAAACCCCACAAGGATGGGAGATTGAGGGGCGGCTTTGTGGGAAACCAGCACGGATGGGTCGTATCTGTCCTCGCTCCTGGAGAAGTGAAAATGTTGtctgccagggcaggggaagtGGGGTCTGGACATTGCCCCACGAGTTCAGAGAATACAGAAAGAGGTGCTTTGTTTCTGATGACTTCATTTACTGAGACTGCCTCAGAAAAGCCTTCCCTCTCCCATATCCCAGTGAGTTTATGACCATCTTGTGCCCTTGACCACACTTTGCTTTCTCATTGGAGAATTTATATTATCTGGTCAATCATCTTTCTTACTTAAACTGTAAGGTTCATGAGGGCAGCAGCCCCGTCACTCTGGTTTAACATTTAGAATGTTCTGGGCCAACAGGATAAAACCCAATTAACAGAATCTTAAATGAATGGGGTTTAATTTTTCTCACATAACCGTGAAGAGATAGGTAGTCAAGGACTGATCAGGTCAGTGGCACCATGTCATGCCTAATCTTTATTCTTATCGTTCTACCATCTTTAGTTTGTCAGTGTATTGCCTGATCATTGTAAACTGGCTGCTGTGGCTCCAGGCATTGCATTTGAGTTCACAGCAAGCTAGAAAAAGGAGGGAGTAGTAGCACCATCTTCATCTCTTCCctgtatcagaaaaacaaacactttCTCAGAACCCTTGCTGAAGTTCTCACTGGCAAGGACTAGGTCACATTCCACTCCCAGTGGAAAGAGGTGGGGAGGCTGGGAAGCAGAGAATTGCACAGTCTGACTTAGACCTGTTATGATCCATCACCTGGTAGATGAGTAAATTGCTACTTGGAGCAGAGTTGGGCGTCTTAGGAAGGAAGACGGGAGGAATGGGTACCGAGGAGACAAGCATCAGTGTCTGCCACATAAAGGTTTCCCCAGCTTCCAGCGCCCTACCCAAAGCAGAGTAACAGGCAATGCCTTGTAGAACGAATGACTCATTTGTGTATCAAGTCACACAGAGGGAGGGATGGTTGAGGAGAGACCAAATGCATGCGGGGGTCTGGAATCGGCATCTAAGAAATCGCCACAATGTAATGACTGTGGCCAGAAGTACCGCTATCTTGTCTTTACAAGTATGTTGAAAATAGCCTCTTTACCCTCCTCTGTGAAGACAGGTAACACTCTTGCCAGGGTGGAAGGTGTCGCTAGATGCATGGACCAGACGCTGAGCGAGTCTGACTGCACACCTATCACCCAGTGTCATGCCTGCCTTGTGGGGCCGTGGGTGTGCAACCAGTGTTGTCAAGTGAAGTCATGAATGAGCCGGAAAATGTTGACACTGTGGTGTTTCTGAGTCCCCTCCGTCAACTCACAGATAAGCGGGAGCTGCTCGGAATGTTCAAATAAATGGCACACACGACAAAGCCACCCTGTGTGCTGTGAATCACTGGACACTTCAGGTTGCCTGTCCAGTATCCATTCTGTCCCTTTTCCTTACTAACAGAACCTCTTCCTTACTAATGAAACCTCTTCTGTCCTGATCCGGTTGGCTCACACTGAGCCCTGTTTAATATACTCACACCTCTGGTAGACTTTTACACCAAGGTGGCAATATGGCCCTTTTCTGGTCAATGGGATCTGACTAGGTTTTTCTGTTAGATGAGACTTGTGGGAAAGCTGTTTTTTTCATGGTAAAGAGTCACAGACTCAGCTGGCCAtgccttctttcttttgcccTTACCTTTTTCTCCTGCCTGGAATACGGATGTGATGTCTGGGGcagagcagccatcttgtgactgTGAGGATGGTGGAGTGGGAACTGGATCTCAGGTGGCATCCTTGAAAAACTGCAGACCTTTCACTGTCCCCtgagagatgagaaaaataaggataaaacaCCACAGTCGAGTTTCTTGTGACGTGCAGCTAAATGCAATCCCTGCCTTTGGGAAAGCAAGAGCTGTGCGTGCTAGCAAGTGCTTGTCTTTCCCTCTGGAAGCTCAGAGCATGTTTCATGCTCTGCCCTGAGCCTCTATCCATCCTTTGTTTCTTGGGCCTTGGCCTTACTCTTGCTCTAGCGTCCTTCTGCTCCTTTGTAAATTAGTATCCACGTCCAGCACACTGGATCGCA from Tursiops truncatus isolate mTurTru1 chromosome 15, mTurTru1.mat.Y, whole genome shotgun sequence includes:
- the LOC141276605 gene encoding uncharacterized protein: MPCPGRVVRWGAAAGRGRGVRGCGAEGAAPLRPASGRASAGAGRRGGASAGPPRGFTCSSERAEQRRGRLRGRRTHPPEGARRRPDLASLPEPGGSRGGAAWLQELGPLERRRPRSERRYRGGGGERAPGARHRAGAGARRGAAGKMTVGSGVLLVLLSLSGALRAHNGDLTARETCKAGFSEEDYTALISQNILEGEKVLKGMSTAT